TCTTTCTGATTCTGTCGCCAAAGTGTCGCCGGAAAAGGGCGAGCCCTTATCAGACCACTCGCTCAAAACATCGTCGTAGTTCAATTTTAGGAGCAGCCCTCCATTTGACCGAGGAATTGGCCCCTCATCAGCACCACCATCACTAGATATATCAGCCGCTGAAATTGAATTCTTCTTCCCTGATTCTAAATTCTTGATTGACAACATTTTCTTCGCCTTCCTTTTCTTCTTCTCCACTGGAGATTTCACGACCTTTGGAGTTAAATCAAGCATGTTTACAGCAGGAAATCTCCACCAATCTCCCCCCTCATCCACATTTTTCATTGCCTTCAACTCCCTTCTCATTCCAAAACCGAAACCGAAACCGAAACCGAATCCTAATCCTACCGGATAGCCATAACAAAAAGTGTTCATTTGAGTAGCATTCAAAGTATTGGATTCATCAATCAAGTCATTGCTCGTGCTCAAATTCCCCATGATACTATCAATACCCTCCTCGGTTTCCTCATCTAGTATAGATTCTGCGTCGAAGTCTTCTAGACCATCTTCGAATGTACTCGACTGGGAATTGATCTCCCCAGGACTTTGACAAGGCTTTTCAAATAAACTAACACATTTCAGCTCGATAGGAGAACGGGGTCTTTCTTGTATTGGAGGATGCAGCAAAAAACACGAGTTGTCGACTATCCTCAAAGGCGTGAGCAAATCCGAGGGCTCTAACAACATGGAGTTCTTGCTTTTTTTATCGTGCGGGTCCGTGAATTTGCAAGGTTTCGTGAGGTGTTTGGTGGAAAATATATTGGGATAGGCAGTGGAGAGGATTGCTGCCGCTTCATCGTACTTCTGGTTGGGCCTTTTCCGTGGAGTACGAGGTTTCCGTGTGGAGATTGCGCACGGGGAATTGCTGGACTCGGAGAGGGTGGAGGATGGAGATGATGAATGTGAAGCCCAAGAAGTCGATGGGGATTTGATGATTTCGATGTTCAATCTATATGCTCTCCCACCTCCACTTATACAAGAAGACATTCGTAGATACTATGTAACAGCTTTTCAAAAAGAGTGGAAAATTGAACTAAATCAAGATCTCGATTACTGAGAAAGCAACTCAAATAATTCGAGAGCTTAACCCTGAGAGGCTTGAGATGGTAGACTGAGAACCCAATAATCTAAGGGGAGATCGAAAAATTAAGGCCCTGATTGGAAAACGCTATGGATAGAGCAAATAAGATGTCAGACaaggaatttgagaattttaaaagaaaaataaaagggaCTCGAAGTGGTAAAATGGCTCAACGAGAAGAACCTTAAACCCTGGAAAAGTACTATATTTTCACTACAAACCAGACTTTGGCACTAATTAAAAAAAGTCAGAAAAGCCAAAATCTTTAGCACTCGGAAGAAAGTAGCATTCTTGGACATAAAATATCTCACGAAATTCCGAAAGAAAAATCCCAGAAAAGGCAGGAATCCTCTATCAAAACACTCCGACCACAAAAACAGAGCATGTACCCCGGACAGGAACGTTTAGAAGCAGAGTATATACGGGCTACAGTCGAACGAGAATTTGCGAGGAATTTTGAGGTGGGATTTCGCTTATGAAGCTAGGAGGATTGAATCAGACCGCAAAAAGGATTTGTTATTTAAGTATTTTGGGTAGGTAGAGTGAGTCACGGGAGG
This Primulina eburnea isolate SZY01 chromosome 2, ASM2296580v1, whole genome shotgun sequence DNA region includes the following protein-coding sequences:
- the LOC140816877 gene encoding protein CHLOROPLAST IMPORT APPARATUS 2-like, with translation MSSCISGGGRAYRLNIEIIKSPSTSWASHSSSPSSTLSESSNSPCAISTRKPRTPRKRPNQKYDEAAAILSTAYPNIFSTKHLTKPCKFTDPHDKKSKNSMLLEPSDLLTPLRIVDNSCFLLHPPIQERPRSPIELKCVSLFEKPCQSPGEINSQSSTFEDGLEDFDAESILDEETEEGIDSIMGNLSTSNDLIDESNTLNATQMNTFCYGYPVGLGFGFGFGFGFGMRRELKAMKNVDEGGDWWRFPAVNMLDLTPKVVKSPVEKKKRKAKKMLSIKNLESGKKNSISAADISSDGGADEGPIPRSNGGLLLKLNYDDVLSEWSDKGSPFSGDTLATESERSDVQARLAQIDLFGGERDAIVLRYKEKRRTRLFSKKIRYQVRKVNADRRPRMKGRFVRGVDS